The following coding sequences lie in one Metallumcola ferriviriculae genomic window:
- a CDS encoding proline dehydrogenase family protein, which produces MSVARSLVLGVTNNKVISSFANKHGLELGAKRFVAGETLETAIENVKILNSKGIIATLDHLGESILSLDRAAGAADEYIKTLEGIAQSKINSNVSLKLTQMGLDIDDNFCCSNVERIVSKARQLNNFVRIDMEDHGHLAATISIFKRLKENYPDNVGLVLQSYLYRTVADMKELSYLKANYRFVKGAYKEPKDVAYPNKEDVDDNLKNIIEQHLLEGNYAAIASHDEAIIDHTIRFTNGHNIPRSLFEFQMLFGISTNLQEKLAQDGYTVRCYVPYGKDWYPYFTRRLAERPANVMFILKNYFKH; this is translated from the coding sequence ATGTCAGTAGCTCGCTCTCTTGTCTTAGGCGTTACCAACAATAAAGTGATTTCCAGCTTTGCAAATAAGCATGGTCTTGAGCTAGGCGCCAAGCGTTTTGTGGCGGGAGAAACTTTAGAAACAGCTATAGAAAATGTAAAAATACTTAATAGTAAAGGAATAATAGCGACTTTGGACCATCTGGGCGAAAGTATTCTCTCCCTCGACAGAGCCGCCGGGGCAGCAGATGAATATATAAAAACACTTGAGGGTATTGCTCAGTCGAAGATAAATAGTAACGTTTCTTTAAAACTAACTCAGATGGGACTGGATATTGACGATAATTTTTGCTGCAGCAATGTAGAACGTATTGTCAGCAAAGCACGTCAATTGAACAACTTTGTTCGTATTGATATGGAAGACCATGGTCATTTGGCAGCAACTATCAGCATATTTAAACGCTTAAAAGAAAACTATCCAGATAATGTGGGTTTAGTATTGCAATCGTACTTATACCGGACTGTAGCTGACATGAAAGAACTATCCTACTTAAAAGCAAACTACCGCTTTGTCAAAGGTGCTTACAAAGAACCCAAAGATGTCGCCTATCCCAATAAAGAAGATGTTGATGATAATTTAAAAAATATCATTGAACAGCACCTGCTGGAAGGTAATTACGCTGCCATAGCCAGCCATGATGAAGCTATAATTGACCACACCATCCGCTTTACTAATGGCCACAACATCCCTCGTTCTCTTTTTGAATTTCAAATGTTGTTTGGTATCTCTACCAACCTACAGGAAAAATTAGCCCAAGATGGTTATACTGTCCGGTGCTATGTGCCTTATGGAAAAGATTGGTACCCGTATTTCACCCGCAGACTTGCCGAACGGCCGGCCAACGTTATGTTTATTCTAAAAAACTATTTTAAACATTAA
- a CDS encoding sigma 54-interacting transcriptional regulator, whose product MNLSSIRNFKAKDALAGPVMVVKDTIKIAELKQGQYSWLVVVDNKGAALGIAHSTDLIGAAEEKHLSKMMSDKFIPVQPTASLFDLLELIKTEDKLEFFLVQFNGHIQGVIDIKILLEEIWKIALETEAKLDAVLNSVQEAVTVINDKEEVVGWNEKAQELYGIKYQDILGKKLGTFFENLVVTKAKNENKEFRDSYHQSRNNTHVLINAKPVKLEGRVIGGVSSERDITELFYLHKKLSKTDYQLRKWEKRMDEIRGDDDPFVKIVGRSKKLNMVCSMTRRVAKTSASVLVRGESGVGKELFADAIHSTSSRKDRPIVVVNCAAIPQTLFESELFGYQSGSFTGADKSGRAGKFELANKGTIFLDEIGELELNMQAKLLRVLQSKVFYRVGGQEPIKVDVRIITATNRDLEKMVAEGTFREDLYYRLNVVSLDIPPLRERREDITDLVELFMNEFCRLYGRNGLEVEQEVMALLVNYHWPGNVRQLRNVVERMVVLTEDSTVQKHHLPREIRISALESNTEEFSLPGRTERTERDLIFKALEETNGNKTEAAKKLGIPRSTLYYKLNSYKKDIQEK is encoded by the coding sequence GTGAATCTTTCGAGCATTAGGAACTTCAAAGCCAAAGACGCTTTGGCAGGTCCAGTGATGGTTGTGAAAGATACCATTAAAATAGCCGAATTAAAACAGGGTCAATATTCATGGCTGGTAGTGGTGGATAATAAAGGGGCAGCGCTGGGTATCGCTCACAGTACCGATCTAATAGGTGCAGCGGAAGAAAAGCATCTATCCAAGATGATGTCCGATAAGTTTATACCGGTACAGCCAACGGCATCATTGTTTGATCTGCTGGAACTAATTAAAACTGAGGATAAGCTGGAGTTCTTTTTGGTGCAGTTTAATGGACACATTCAAGGTGTAATTGATATTAAAATATTACTGGAAGAAATATGGAAGATAGCTTTGGAGACCGAGGCAAAGTTAGATGCTGTGCTTAATTCGGTTCAGGAGGCCGTGACCGTCATCAATGATAAAGAAGAGGTAGTGGGTTGGAATGAAAAGGCCCAAGAACTATATGGGATAAAGTATCAAGACATTTTGGGGAAGAAACTAGGTACTTTTTTTGAAAATTTGGTTGTAACTAAGGCAAAAAATGAAAATAAGGAATTTAGGGACTCTTACCACCAATCGCGTAATAACACCCATGTACTAATTAATGCTAAACCAGTAAAGCTAGAAGGGAGAGTAATTGGTGGTGTTTCTTCCGAACGTGATATCACCGAGTTGTTCTACCTGCATAAGAAGCTATCTAAAACAGACTATCAGCTACGGAAATGGGAAAAAAGAATGGATGAAATAAGAGGTGACGATGACCCATTTGTTAAGATAGTTGGCCGAAGCAAGAAATTAAACATGGTATGCAGTATGACAAGGAGAGTAGCCAAGACCAGTGCTTCGGTACTGGTCAGGGGCGAAAGTGGAGTGGGCAAAGAATTGTTTGCTGATGCTATCCACAGTACAAGTTCACGCAAAGACAGGCCTATTGTTGTGGTTAATTGCGCAGCTATCCCCCAGACATTGTTTGAGAGTGAACTATTTGGCTACCAGAGCGGTTCATTTACCGGAGCAGATAAAAGCGGTAGAGCTGGAAAGTTTGAACTTGCAAACAAGGGAACAATATTTCTGGATGAAATTGGTGAACTGGAACTAAATATGCAAGCGAAACTGCTTCGGGTACTGCAGAGTAAGGTGTTTTATCGGGTAGGGGGGCAAGAACCAATAAAAGTGGATGTACGCATAATCACTGCCACAAACCGAGATCTAGAAAAGATGGTAGCTGAAGGCACTTTTCGAGAGGACTTATATTACCGGCTGAATGTGGTGTCACTTGACATTCCACCGTTACGGGAACGCAGAGAAGATATAACTGATTTAGTTGAACTGTTTATGAACGAATTCTGTCGATTATATGGCAGAAACGGGTTGGAAGTTGAGCAGGAAGTGATGGCATTACTGGTTAATTATCATTGGCCAGGAAATGTGCGTCAGTTGAGAAACGTGGTCGAAAGAATGGTAGTACTGACAGAAGACAGCACTGTGCAAAAACACCACCTGCCTCGGGAAATAAGAATATCGGCGTTGGAAAGTAACACGGAAGAATTCAGTTTGCCCGGTAGGACTGAACGCACTGAGAGAGACTTGATTTTTAAGGCACTGGAAGAAACCAATGGCAATAAAACAGAAGCTGCGAAAAAACTTGGCATACCCCGTAGTACTCTTTATTATAAATTAAATTCATATAAAAAAGATATTCAAGAAAAATAG
- a CDS encoding Coenzyme F420 hydrogenase/dehydrogenase, beta subunit C-terminal domain — MKARYGSIALGQEVMDQGLCTGCGLCVGMCPYIKSINERVAVIHPCGKEDGNCYKICPKTLTDWVEMDNQVFGGRRQDHILGNYQKILFARTRQAHVHEKGQYGGVATSLLSLAIEKGQVDAAVATGGPAGEIPKPTVAHSREEVLACGGSHYSASPSMGAVNQAVKEGAARVAATGRPCQVLALRKMQALDGDSSHNLAANKVNFIVGLFCFWALDSAIYSFLSKQVGVKGILKVDILVDGIEITTSTGKIKIPVDKVRPYIRSTCQECFDPTSEFADVSVGSTEYDPGWNTLIVRTKKGEEMVDMAVNEGIIETKAYPEERLPMLYTAVRNKKLRVLQQKEQNTARYLQLDDEYKQGIIDQGVRRV, encoded by the coding sequence TTGAAAGCTAGATACGGATCTATTGCATTAGGACAGGAAGTAATGGATCAGGGCTTATGCACGGGCTGCGGCCTCTGCGTGGGGATGTGCCCATACATTAAGTCAATTAATGAACGGGTGGCGGTAATTCACCCCTGTGGCAAGGAGGATGGCAACTGTTATAAGATTTGCCCTAAAACGCTCACTGATTGGGTAGAGATGGATAACCAAGTTTTTGGCGGTCGCCGGCAGGACCATATTTTGGGAAATTACCAGAAAATTCTGTTCGCTCGCACCAGGCAAGCGCATGTTCATGAAAAGGGGCAGTATGGCGGGGTGGCCACCAGCCTTCTATCTTTAGCGATTGAGAAAGGGCAGGTTGATGCTGCTGTAGCTACCGGGGGCCCGGCAGGGGAGATTCCAAAACCAACAGTGGCTCACAGCAGAGAGGAAGTTTTGGCCTGCGGCGGTTCCCATTATTCAGCCAGTCCATCCATGGGCGCGGTTAATCAGGCCGTTAAAGAGGGAGCAGCCAGAGTAGCAGCTACAGGTCGCCCCTGCCAAGTGTTGGCGTTAAGAAAGATGCAGGCGCTGGACGGGGATAGCAGTCACAATCTTGCTGCGAATAAGGTAAATTTTATTGTCGGCCTCTTTTGTTTTTGGGCTTTGGACAGCGCTATTTATTCTTTTTTATCCAAACAGGTGGGTGTCAAAGGGATACTCAAAGTGGACATTCTCGTTGACGGTATCGAAATTACTACATCTACAGGTAAAATAAAAATTCCCGTGGATAAAGTGCGGCCCTATATCCGCAGTACCTGCCAGGAATGTTTTGACCCCACATCGGAATTTGCCGATGTATCTGTCGGTTCTACAGAGTATGACCCCGGTTGGAATACGCTGATCGTCAGAACCAAAAAAGGTGAGGAAATGGTGGATATGGCTGTTAACGAAGGAATTATTGAAACTAAGGCCTATCCGGAAGAACGACTGCCCATGCTTTATACCGCTGTACGCAATAAAAAACTGCGGGTGCTGCAGCAGAAGGAACAAAATACCGCGCGCTATTTACAATTGGACGATGAATACAAGCAGGGAATTATTGATCAGGGGGTGAGGAGAGTATGA
- a CDS encoding MoaD/ThiS family protein produces the protein MKIVVKAMGMADKVLGGKDGLVLTLEEPLTIKEILSTKLGVDPGAVMAVLVNGHYQKRDYVPREGDEIVLVPPLGGG, from the coding sequence ATGAAGATTGTAGTTAAGGCCATGGGTATGGCAGACAAAGTATTGGGGGGCAAGGATGGGCTTGTGCTAACCTTGGAGGAACCGCTGACGATAAAAGAAATATTGAGCACAAAGCTGGGCGTAGACCCGGGAGCAGTTATGGCTGTTTTAGTTAATGGGCACTATCAGAAAAGAGATTATGTACCCCGCGAGGGGGATGAAATAGTGCTGGTGCCGCCGCTTGGAGGGGGGTAA
- a CDS encoding aldehyde ferredoxin oxidoreductase family protein → MCGGCKTVPVDKLKESHKVYKTFNYQLQPVDKGYANRTLYINLSEQSIREKPVTQEMKDIFTGGRGFGLYHLWHAVTGKTKWNDSENEIVISSGPLGGITQYPGAGKSIVVTLSPATGTVIDSNVGGFFGPFLKFSGFDALEIQGKSEKDVIIFIDGDKGTVSIEDVEVTDMNTHVLVEQLSTLYADNDEDKKNIAIVSTGEGSETTFMGMLNFSFYDKKRNVIRIKQAGRGGTGTVFRDKKIKALVVKFSSLKGNSNHPADKNLLDETGIKMHREIATLDHKQNSMRKRGTMHLPIIMHDHDLLPVHNFKHGSHPDAAPILNWDTRLTHSGADGCWFGCTLSCAQVIHNYELKTGPYIGDKVYVDGPEYETIAGVGSNLGIFEQDHIIETNFYCDTYGIDTISFGTATAFAMECFETGIINKEITGGLDLSFGNSEVVLELLHQMARGDGFGKVVGRGVRRMKQLFVEKYQADPQFLKDIGMETKGLEYSEYVCKESLAQKGGYGLANKGPQHDEAWLIFMDMVLNQIPTFEAKAEALHYFPMMRTWFGLNGLCKLPWNDIVPEDNADQPEPEKVPEHVQNYVNLFTAVTGREITKEGLIAQAETVYNFQRVFNLKMGFGTRRYDAIPYRSVGPVTVEEYQSRAERYDNQMKEIIGVDPADKSVEEKLAITRQYREKQYEMLCDSVYKRRGWTAQGVPTLETLKRLKIDFVDVVEVVSQHLDV, encoded by the coding sequence ATGTGTGGAGGGTGTAAAACTGTCCCCGTTGATAAATTAAAAGAAAGCCATAAAGTGTATAAGACTTTTAACTACCAGTTACAACCGGTGGATAAGGGGTATGCAAATAGAACACTGTATATAAATCTGTCAGAGCAGAGCATAAGAGAAAAGCCGGTTACACAAGAAATGAAAGACATCTTTACCGGTGGTCGTGGTTTTGGCTTATACCATCTTTGGCATGCCGTAACCGGCAAGACAAAGTGGAATGACTCAGAAAATGAAATTGTTATTTCCAGTGGACCCTTAGGTGGAATTACTCAATATCCCGGTGCCGGCAAATCTATTGTTGTCACTCTTTCTCCGGCTACCGGTACAGTCATTGACAGTAATGTTGGTGGGTTTTTTGGACCATTCCTAAAGTTCTCCGGTTTTGATGCCCTGGAAATTCAAGGCAAGTCAGAAAAAGATGTAATAATCTTTATTGATGGTGATAAAGGAACTGTTTCAATTGAGGATGTTGAAGTTACTGATATGAATACCCACGTCTTGGTGGAGCAGCTATCCACTCTGTATGCAGATAATGATGAAGATAAGAAAAACATTGCCATTGTTTCTACCGGCGAGGGCTCTGAAACTACATTTATGGGTATGCTGAACTTTTCCTTTTATGATAAAAAACGTAATGTCATCAGAATTAAGCAGGCCGGCCGCGGGGGTACAGGTACCGTCTTTCGGGACAAAAAAATTAAAGCACTGGTGGTTAAATTTAGCAGCCTAAAGGGGAATTCCAATCACCCGGCTGATAAAAATCTCCTAGATGAAACCGGCATTAAAATGCACCGAGAAATTGCAACCTTGGATCACAAGCAAAACAGCATGCGTAAACGCGGTACCATGCATTTGCCGATAATTATGCATGACCACGACCTGCTTCCTGTGCATAATTTCAAACACGGCTCCCATCCCGATGCTGCGCCTATTCTTAACTGGGATACCCGCTTAACTCATTCCGGTGCCGATGGCTGTTGGTTTGGTTGTACCTTAAGCTGTGCTCAAGTAATTCATAACTATGAATTGAAGACGGGGCCCTATATAGGTGACAAGGTCTATGTGGACGGTCCGGAATATGAGACTATAGCCGGTGTTGGTTCTAACTTAGGCATTTTTGAACAGGACCATATTATAGAAACGAATTTTTACTGCGATACCTACGGGATAGATACCATTTCATTCGGTACGGCTACTGCCTTTGCTATGGAATGTTTTGAAACCGGGATTATAAACAAGGAAATAACCGGTGGGTTGGATTTGAGCTTTGGCAATTCCGAGGTCGTACTTGAATTGCTGCACCAAATGGCTCGCGGCGACGGGTTTGGCAAGGTAGTTGGCCGGGGTGTGCGGCGTATGAAGCAGCTATTCGTTGAGAAATATCAGGCTGACCCGCAGTTTTTGAAGGATATTGGGATGGAAACAAAGGGGCTTGAGTATTCGGAATATGTATGTAAGGAATCTCTGGCTCAAAAGGGTGGTTATGGATTAGCTAATAAAGGGCCGCAGCATGATGAAGCGTGGTTGATATTTATGGATATGGTGTTAAATCAAATACCTACCTTTGAAGCTAAGGCAGAAGCCCTGCATTATTTCCCGATGATGCGCACCTGGTTTGGGCTTAATGGATTGTGCAAATTACCTTGGAATGACATTGTTCCCGAGGATAACGCTGACCAGCCAGAGCCGGAAAAAGTACCGGAACATGTACAAAATTATGTAAACCTTTTTACTGCAGTGACCGGACGCGAAATAACTAAAGAGGGTCTTATTGCTCAGGCTGAAACCGTGTATAACTTCCAGCGCGTATTTAATTTAAAAATGGGCTTTGGCACCAGGCGGTACGATGCAATTCCTTATCGCTCTGTGGGACCCGTTACGGTGGAAGAGTACCAGTCCCGGGCTGAGCGTTACGACAATCAGATGAAAGAGATAATAGGTGTGGACCCTGCGGATAAATCCGTAGAGGAAAAGTTGGCAATAACCAGGCAATACCGGGAGAAACAGTATGAGATGTTGTGTGATTCCGTATATAAACGGCGCGGTTGGACCGCCCAGGGGGTGCCCACTTTAGAGACGCTTAAACGGCTGAAAATTGATTTCGTTGACGTGGTTGAGGTGGTAAGCCAACACTTAGATGTTTGA